In Ignavibacteriales bacterium, the following proteins share a genomic window:
- the fliN gene encoding flagellar motor switch protein FliN, which yields MEQSIGSDLNPGSIEKFEGKKAEFTALEESTKKGYFSDDKLEFIKDVNLNVYIELGRTKMLVKDIIELDRGYVIELDKLASEPVDVYVNNKKIAEGEVVVIDKHFGIRITNLIESPDRLKGI from the coding sequence ATGGAACAAAGTATTGGATCAGATTTAAATCCGGGATCAATAGAAAAATTTGAAGGAAAAAAAGCCGAATTTACCGCTTTGGAGGAATCTACTAAAAAAGGGTATTTCTCAGACGATAAACTTGAATTTATTAAAGATGTAAATCTTAATGTTTATATAGAGCTTGGCAGAACTAAAATGCTGGTTAAAGATATTATTGAACTTGACAGAGGTTATGTAATTGAGCTTGATAAGCTTGCAAGCGAACCAGTTGATGTTTACGTAAACAATAAGAAGATTGCAGAGGGAGAAGTTGTTGTTATTGATAAACATTTTGGTATTCGTATTACAAACCTGATTGAATCACCCGATAGATTAAAAGGAATTTAA
- a CDS encoding flagellar biosynthetic protein FliO, with the protein MNLWDFIKIFLVLIMLAGLMYFMLHLLKKYFYSVESKHPKLISIKVLANQMLMPKKFLSIVKVQDKFYLLGISDQSVNLIDKFEDPELKLKLEAGSVPSTVNFLDYFKKSLDKK; encoded by the coding sequence ATGAATCTTTGGGACTTCATAAAAATTTTCCTTGTTCTAATAATGCTTGCCGGGCTAATGTACTTTATGCTCCATTTGTTAAAAAAATATTTTTACAGTGTGGAAAGCAAGCACCCAAAACTGATAAGCATAAAAGTGTTGGCAAATCAAATGCTAATGCCCAAAAAATTTCTATCAATTGTTAAGGTGCAGGATAAATTTTATTTGCTTGGCATTAGCGATCAATCAGTTAATCTGATTGATAAGTTCGAGGATCCGGAGTTAAAATTAAAATTAGAAGCTGGCAGTGTTCCTTCAACTGTAAATTTTTTGGATTATTTTAAGAAGAGTCTGGATAAGAAATGA
- the fliP gene encoding flagellar type III secretion system pore protein FliP (The bacterial flagellar biogenesis protein FliP forms a type III secretion system (T3SS)-type pore required for flagellar assembly.), with translation MKKILFVCLVLIGIILFHEPLLAQQKTTIPLPKIGINVGTAENPQDVSSTLQVLLLLTVLSLAPSIMLMTTSFLRLIIVFHFLRNALGTQQMPPNQLLAGMAIFLTFFIMAPTWNKVNTEALKPYMDGKMTLDSAYTKGVEPLRQFMFKNTRDEDLELFVSLSNMPKPNTRAELPTYVLIPSFVLSELRAGFIIGFFLFIPFLVVDMIVSSVLMSMGMMMLPPMMVSLPFKVLLFILVDGWNLIVGSLVRSFNL, from the coding sequence ATGAAGAAGATTTTATTTGTTTGCCTGGTATTGATTGGAATTATTCTTTTTCACGAACCATTGCTGGCTCAGCAAAAAACAACCATCCCGCTTCCAAAGATTGGGATAAACGTTGGTACTGCCGAAAATCCACAAGACGTTTCATCTACCTTGCAAGTGCTTCTTCTTTTAACAGTTTTATCACTTGCACCTTCCATAATGTTGATGACAACATCTTTCCTTCGATTAATAATTGTTTTTCATTTTTTGCGGAATGCTTTAGGAACCCAGCAAATGCCGCCAAACCAGTTGCTGGCAGGGATGGCAATCTTTTTAACTTTTTTTATTATGGCACCCACCTGGAATAAAGTAAACACTGAGGCGCTTAAACCGTATATGGATGGGAAGATGACTCTCGACTCAGCTTATACAAAAGGTGTTGAACCACTAAGACAATTTATGTTTAAGAATACCCGTGATGAAGACCTTGAATTGTTTGTTAGTCTCTCTAATATGCCAAAGCCAAATACAAGAGCGGAACTTCCGACTTATGTTTTAATTCCTTCTTTTGTTCTTAGTGAACTGCGCGCCGGTTTTATAATCGGCTTTTTCCTGTTCATTCCATTTTTAGTTGTGGATATGATCGTCTCCAGCGTTCTTATGTCTATGGGAATGATGATGCTTCCACCAATGATGGTTTCGCTTCCGTTTAAAGTCCTTCTGTTTATCCTGGTTGATGGATGGAATTTAATTGTTGGTTCATTAGTAAGGAGTTTTAATTTATGA
- a CDS encoding flagellar biosynthetic protein FliQ — protein sequence MTIELITDLMTDVFFTTMIILLPILGASLIIGIIISIFQAATSIQEMTLTFVPKIIITAVVMILMLPFIADRLMTMTIKFFNMFTTFIR from the coding sequence ATGACGATCGAATTGATAACTGATTTAATGACGGATGTATTCTTTACAACTATGATAATTCTTCTGCCGATACTTGGTGCATCGCTAATAATTGGAATTATCATTTCCATTTTTCAGGCAGCAACATCAATCCAGGAAATGACCTTAACGTTTGTTCCCAAAATTATTATTACAGCAGTTGTTATGATTTTAATGCTTCCGTTTATAGCAGACAGACTTATGACGATGACAATAAAATTCTTTAATATGTTTACAACATTCATTCGATGA
- the fliR gene encoding flagellar biosynthetic protein FliR encodes MINILVNDFVVLILVFLRVVPIFFVAPFFNSSSIPNTVKILFALIVSYIIFFSIKGFTFDVNKGLLLLALYGAKEVVTGLIIGFSINFIFYGISFAGSLIGFDMGLSMASAFDPSMDMENNIIGQLLNLIAILIFLTINGHHYVIRALSYSFSMVPIGEITLSQSLLLLLVKYSAGVFILAVKIASPLMISFFLIHVAAGITARIIPQMQVFFVIQPLQIAIGFILLAAFSPVIVLVIKNILAGYEDTLFELIKAMGK; translated from the coding sequence ATGATAAATATACTGGTAAATGACTTTGTAGTTTTAATTTTGGTTTTCCTTCGGGTTGTTCCAATATTTTTTGTTGCTCCTTTCTTTAATAGTTCGTCAATCCCAAATACTGTAAAAATATTATTTGCTTTAATTGTATCATATATAATTTTTTTTTCAATTAAAGGTTTTACATTTGATGTAAACAAAGGATTGCTGCTTCTTGCCCTTTACGGTGCTAAGGAAGTAGTAACAGGTTTGATAATCGGCTTCTCTATAAATTTTATTTTCTACGGAATTTCTTTTGCCGGATCACTTATAGGTTTTGATATGGGACTTTCGATGGCGTCGGCATTCGATCCTTCTATGGATATGGAAAACAATATTATTGGTCAACTACTAAACCTGATTGCAATTCTAATTTTTTTGACTATTAATGGTCATCATTATGTAATAAGAGCTCTTAGTTATTCTTTTAGCATGGTGCCAATTGGTGAAATTACACTTAGCCAATCATTACTTCTTTTGCTGGTAAAATATTCTGCCGGTGTATTTATTCTGGCAGTTAAAATTGCATCGCCGTTAATGATTTCCTTTTTTCTAATTCACGTTGCTGCAGGTATTACAGCTCGTATCATTCCGCAGATGCAGGTGTTTTTTGTAATTCAACCTTTACAAATTGCAATTGGCTTTATTCTTTTGGCGGCTTTTTCGCCAGTTATTGTATTAGTAATAAAAAATATTCTTGCAGGATATGAAGACACATTATTCGAATTGATAAAAGCGATGGGGAAATAA
- the flhB gene encoding flagellar biosynthesis protein FlhB: MAEVDGQEKTEQPSEKKLRETREKGEVAKSVEINSLAIFLTGTAILYYSKSFIGGKVSSFTTYIFSSLNTLTINPDLLGDYTIKAVLFFFSILSPILIGLVIMSLAAGYGQTGFKIATKALALKFSFLNPVSGLKKVFFSSHSITELVKSLIKLTIISLFAYWVLKDTILDSAGLMGLTIPEIAEFMIDTAFKFIWKISLVYIVFAAIDFIYQKFQHNKKQMMTKKELKDEYKASDGDPLIKGKIKSKQMMMAKARMMQDVPKADVVITNPTHLAIALKYELGSKFAPKVLAKGADEIAQKIKEIATKHNIPLHEDVELARALFKHCDVGDEIPTNLFKAVAQVLAYIFNLKNAKKKKTIV; the protein is encoded by the coding sequence ATGGCTGAAGTTGACGGACAGGAAAAAACCGAACAACCGAGTGAAAAGAAACTCCGCGAAACCCGGGAAAAAGGAGAAGTTGCTAAAAGTGTGGAGATAAACTCCCTGGCAATTTTTTTAACTGGCACAGCTATCCTTTATTATTCTAAAAGCTTCATAGGTGGTAAGGTATCTTCCTTTACCACGTACATTTTTAGTTCATTGAATACACTAACTATAAATCCTGATTTGCTTGGTGACTATACCATAAAAGCAGTTCTATTCTTTTTCTCAATTCTTTCACCAATTCTTATCGGTTTAGTTATAATGTCTTTAGCTGCGGGTTATGGACAAACAGGATTTAAAATTGCTACAAAAGCATTAGCGTTAAAATTCTCTTTTCTTAATCCAGTTTCTGGATTAAAAAAAGTTTTTTTCTCGTCTCACTCTATTACCGAACTTGTAAAATCGCTAATAAAACTAACGATAATCTCTCTTTTTGCATACTGGGTTTTAAAAGATACAATTTTAGATTCCGCTGGCTTAATGGGATTAACAATTCCGGAAATAGCAGAATTTATGATAGATACAGCTTTCAAATTTATCTGGAAAATTTCTTTGGTTTATATTGTTTTTGCAGCTATCGATTTCATTTATCAGAAATTCCAGCATAACAAAAAACAAATGATGACAAAAAAGGAATTGAAGGATGAATATAAAGCTTCCGATGGCGACCCGCTTATTAAAGGAAAAATAAAAAGCAAACAAATGATGATGGCTAAAGCAAGGATGATGCAGGATGTTCCTAAAGCAGACGTTGTAATTACAAATCCTACTCACTTAGCAATTGCACTTAAATATGAACTTGGCAGCAAGTTTGCACCAAAGGTTTTAGCAAAAGGAGCGGATGAAATAGCTCAAAAAATAAAAGAGATTGCTACAAAGCATAACATTCCGTTACACGAAGATGTTGAACTTGCACGCGCTTTATTTAAACACTGCGATGTAGGTGATGAAATTCCAACTAACTTGTTTAAAGCTGTGGCACAGGTATTAGCTTACATTTTCAATTTGAAAAACGCAAAGAAGAAAAAAACAATAGTTTGA
- the flhA gene encoding flagellar biosynthesis protein FlhA: MNNIFKHTDIILAFGVIFILGLMVIPLPAFLLDFFLALNISIAVLILVVSLYIKSPLEISVFPGLLLVLTLFRLALNISSTRLILIDGYAGKVIETFGQFVVSGSYVVGFIIFIILVIIQFIVIVKGSGRISEVAARFTLDAMPGKQMAIDADLNSGLINESDARARRENISREAEFYGAMDGASKFVKGDAIAGLLINVINIVGGIIIGVAQRGLSISDALQTYTILTIGDGLVTQIPALIIATAAGMVVTRSGGGGTLDVQMKGQLFNNPRVLGTVSGAIGLFSIVPGMPTIPFLILALALGFATFMVKKQKKSDQLLEKTQDVVQVEPVEEKVEEYLQVDPIEIEIGYGLISLVDETQGGNLFQKISSTRKYIALEYGVLVPPVRVRDNLQLGPNEYIIKIKGNVAANFQIYSDRYLAMNPGNISDQLSGIPTVDPAFNLPAFWINDQEKDKAELLNFTVVDSISVLSTHLQETIKKNFDRVLSRQSVKQLLENLKKEYPAVIDEINPEVLPLGVIQKVLQNLLKELIPIKDLVQILESLTDYTKITKNIDVLTEYVRHSLGDTIANLYRDQNGIIHSVTLDEDLEKQITNALQKQKEAIQTLGLSPELLMTLNNNLRMFIQKFKSLGYVPIIVTAATIRPYLFRLLNTSFPELVILSYTELPASVEIEFLGRIEV; encoded by the coding sequence ATGAATAATATATTTAAACATACTGACATTATTCTTGCCTTTGGAGTAATCTTTATACTTGGCTTAATGGTTATTCCACTGCCGGCTTTCTTGCTGGATTTTTTCCTTGCATTGAATATTTCTATTGCTGTTTTAATTTTGGTTGTATCTCTCTACATTAAATCACCGCTGGAAATTTCTGTATTTCCGGGTTTACTTTTGGTGTTAACACTTTTCCGCCTTGCATTAAATATAAGCTCAACAAGATTAATTTTAATTGACGGTTATGCAGGTAAAGTAATTGAAACATTTGGACAGTTTGTTGTAAGTGGAAGTTATGTTGTTGGATTTATAATATTTATTATTCTTGTTATCATTCAATTCATCGTTATTGTAAAAGGTTCCGGAAGAATCTCTGAAGTTGCTGCAAGATTTACACTTGATGCAATGCCCGGAAAACAAATGGCAATTGATGCAGATTTAAATTCCGGATTAATAAATGAATCAGATGCACGCGCACGCCGTGAGAATATAAGCCGGGAAGCTGAATTTTACGGTGCGATGGATGGCGCCAGCAAGTTTGTTAAAGGAGATGCGATTGCAGGATTGCTGATAAATGTAATTAACATTGTTGGTGGAATTATAATTGGAGTTGCACAACGTGGATTAAGTATTTCTGATGCACTTCAAACTTACACAATTTTAACAATTGGTGATGGATTAGTTACACAGATTCCTGCACTTATAATTGCTACAGCAGCTGGTATGGTTGTTACAAGAAGCGGTGGTGGAGGTACTCTTGATGTTCAAATGAAAGGGCAATTGTTCAACAATCCCAGGGTACTGGGAACGGTATCCGGCGCAATTGGTTTATTTTCAATTGTCCCCGGTATGCCAACGATCCCTTTTCTGATTCTTGCCCTGGCACTTGGTTTTGCAACTTTTATGGTTAAAAAACAGAAAAAGTCAGATCAACTTTTAGAAAAAACTCAGGATGTTGTTCAGGTAGAACCGGTGGAAGAAAAAGTAGAAGAATATCTACAGGTGGATCCTATTGAAATTGAAATAGGTTATGGATTAATTTCGCTTGTGGATGAAACACAGGGTGGAAATCTATTTCAAAAAATTTCTTCCACAAGAAAATATATTGCTCTTGAATACGGCGTGCTTGTTCCTCCTGTTAGAGTAAGAGATAATTTACAATTAGGTCCAAACGAATACATTATAAAAATAAAAGGAAATGTCGCAGCCAACTTCCAAATTTACTCCGATAGATACCTGGCAATGAATCCTGGAAATATTTCAGATCAGTTAAGCGGGATTCCAACAGTTGATCCAGCATTTAATTTGCCGGCTTTTTGGATTAACGACCAGGAAAAAGACAAAGCTGAATTATTAAACTTTACAGTGGTGGATAGTATTTCAGTTCTTTCAACTCATTTGCAGGAAACAATTAAAAAGAATTTTGATAGAGTGCTAAGCCGGCAATCAGTTAAACAATTGCTGGAAAATTTAAAGAAAGAATATCCGGCTGTAATTGATGAAATAAATCCGGAAGTTCTTCCATTAGGTGTAATTCAAAAAGTGCTTCAGAATCTATTGAAAGAATTAATTCCGATTAAGGACCTTGTTCAAATTTTAGAATCATTAACTGATTACACCAAGATTACAAAAAATATTGATGTGCTGACAGAATACGTACGGCATTCATTGGGGGATACAATTGCTAATCTTTACCGCGATCAAAATGGAATAATACATTCAGTTACACTTGATGAAGATTTGGAAAAACAAATAACAAACGCACTTCAAAAACAGAAAGAAGCAATTCAAACACTCGGATTAAGTCCGGAACTGCTTATGACGTTAAATAATAATCTAAGGATGTTCATTCAAAAGTTTAAATCGTTGGGTTATGTTCCTATTATTGTAACTGCGGCAACCATTCGTCCGTATCTTTTCCGGCTGCTTAATACAAGTTTTCCAGAGTTAGTAATTCTTTCTTACACAGAATTGCCCGCCAGCGTTGAAATTGAATTCCTGGGCAGAATAGAGGTTTAA